A section of the bacterium genome encodes:
- the carB gene encoding carbamoyl-phosphate synthase large subunit, with translation MTGSISKVLVIGSGPITIGQAAEFDYSGSQACRSLSEEGVEVVLVNSNPATIMTDVETADRVYIEPLTVEFLTRVIARERPQGLLATLGGQTGLNLAVALAEAGVLEEYGVKLLGTPLEAIRRAEDRELFKDAMRSFGEPVPESVVAHTVEEARAFAARVGFPVVIRPAYTLGGTGGGIAADARSLDEIASRGLAVSRIHQVLVERSVAGWKEIEYEVMRDRLDTCITVCNMENLDPMGVHTGDSVVIAPSQTLSDREYQMLRSASLRIIRGLGIEGGCNIQFALDPRSTRYYVIEVNPRVSRSSALASKATGYPIARVAAKIALGRTLDEIRNAITGETFACFEPALDYCVIKIPRWPFDKFPYVDRRLGTQMQATGEAMAIGRTVEEALLKALRSLDQRVDGFDYPAAAGWSREALRQRIAEPCDERLFAVAEGLRRGMLPQEIADLSHMDLFFINKIANIVGVQLRLPGRRDPETLRAAKRMGLPDTAVARAWDTTEEAVRETRFREGIRPVYKVVDTCAGEFPARTPYFYSTYGREDEVPDSPRRRIVVLGSGPIRIGQGIEFDYSSVHAVKALRDGGLDAVLINNNPETVSTDFDVASRLYVEPLTVEDVLNVIERERADGVIVQVGGQTGLNLAGPLAARGVRVLGTPVEGLDASEDRGKFDELLRRLEIAHPAGGAVRSVPEGRALAERVGFPLLVRPSYVLGGRGMEIVANAAELTRYLESAFAADPAHPVLTDTYVEGTEVEVDAVSDGDAVYLPGIMEHIERAGVHSGDSIAVFPAQHLSPDETDQVVDATVAIARALGVRGFLNIQFVVKDGRVYVLEANLRSSRTIPFVSKAAGAPLVRLAVHVMLGRTLADLGYPGVTRLPAPSRVSVKAPVFSSEKMAQLDVLLGPEMTSTGEVMGQNSSLPGALYRALVAAGIEMPEQRALLASIADRDKAGAVGLVRRFVDLGFTVYATDDTAKYLAEHGVHAIHVSKNGDPETALRLVHERAVSLVLNTPTRGRTPGRAGFALRRAAFERHLPCFTSLDTAEAFLDVLAAIRAGEIPAPHAAMEVSPL, from the coding sequence ATGACCGGCAGTATCAGCAAAGTTCTCGTCATCGGATCGGGACCGATTACGATCGGTCAGGCCGCGGAGTTCGACTACTCCGGCAGCCAGGCGTGCCGCTCGCTTTCGGAAGAGGGCGTCGAGGTCGTCCTCGTCAACAGCAACCCGGCGACGATCATGACGGACGTCGAAACCGCCGACCGCGTCTACATCGAGCCGCTCACGGTGGAGTTCCTGACCCGGGTGATCGCGCGCGAGCGGCCGCAGGGCCTCCTCGCCACCCTCGGCGGCCAGACCGGCCTCAACCTCGCGGTCGCGCTGGCGGAGGCCGGCGTGCTCGAGGAATACGGCGTGAAACTGCTCGGGACGCCCCTCGAGGCGATCCGCAGGGCCGAGGACCGCGAGTTGTTCAAAGACGCCATGCGGTCGTTCGGCGAACCCGTCCCGGAGAGCGTCGTCGCGCACACCGTCGAGGAGGCGCGTGCCTTCGCCGCGCGCGTTGGTTTCCCCGTCGTCATCCGTCCCGCCTACACCCTGGGCGGCACCGGGGGCGGCATCGCGGCCGACGCGCGGTCGCTCGACGAGATCGCCTCCCGCGGACTCGCCGTCAGCCGAATCCACCAGGTGTTGGTCGAGCGCTCGGTCGCCGGCTGGAAGGAGATCGAATACGAGGTGATGCGCGACCGGCTCGACACCTGCATCACCGTCTGCAACATGGAGAACCTCGATCCGATGGGCGTGCACACCGGCGACAGCGTCGTCATCGCCCCGAGCCAGACGCTGAGCGACCGGGAGTACCAGATGCTGCGTAGCGCGAGCCTGCGGATCATCCGCGGCCTCGGCATCGAGGGGGGCTGCAATATCCAGTTCGCGCTCGACCCGCGCAGCACGCGCTACTACGTGATCGAGGTCAACCCCCGGGTCAGCCGCTCGAGCGCGCTCGCGAGCAAGGCGACCGGCTATCCGATCGCCCGCGTGGCGGCGAAGATCGCGCTCGGGCGCACGCTCGACGAGATCCGCAACGCGATCACCGGGGAGACGTTCGCCTGCTTCGAGCCGGCGCTCGACTACTGCGTCATCAAGATCCCGCGATGGCCGTTCGACAAGTTCCCCTACGTCGACCGCCGGCTCGGGACGCAGATGCAGGCGACGGGCGAGGCGATGGCGATCGGCCGCACGGTCGAAGAGGCCCTGCTCAAGGCGCTGCGGTCGCTCGACCAGCGCGTCGACGGCTTCGACTACCCCGCGGCCGCGGGCTGGTCGCGCGAGGCGCTCCGCCAGCGGATCGCGGAGCCGTGCGACGAGCGGCTGTTCGCGGTCGCAGAAGGCCTCCGCCGCGGCATGCTGCCGCAGGAAATCGCCGACCTCTCGCACATGGATCTGTTCTTCATCAACAAGATCGCCAACATCGTCGGCGTGCAGCTGAGGCTGCCCGGCCGGCGCGATCCCGAGACCCTGCGCGCGGCGAAGCGCATGGGGCTGCCGGACACGGCCGTCGCCCGGGCGTGGGACACGACCGAAGAGGCGGTCCGCGAGACCCGGTTTCGCGAGGGCATCCGGCCGGTGTACAAGGTCGTCGACACCTGCGCCGGCGAGTTTCCGGCGCGGACGCCGTACTTCTACTCGACCTACGGCCGCGAGGACGAGGTGCCGGACAGCCCGCGCCGCCGCATTGTCGTGCTCGGCTCCGGCCCGATCCGGATCGGGCAGGGGATCGAATTCGACTACTCGAGCGTCCATGCCGTGAAGGCGCTGCGCGACGGCGGCCTCGACGCGGTGCTGATCAACAACAACCCCGAGACGGTCAGCACCGACTTCGACGTCGCGAGCCGGCTGTATGTGGAGCCGCTGACGGTCGAGGACGTGCTGAACGTCATCGAGCGGGAGCGCGCCGACGGCGTGATCGTGCAGGTGGGGGGCCAGACCGGCCTCAACCTCGCCGGCCCGCTGGCCGCGCGCGGCGTGCGCGTGCTCGGCACGCCGGTCGAGGGGCTCGACGCGTCGGAGGACCGCGGCAAGTTCGACGAGCTGCTGCGCCGCCTCGAGATCGCGCACCCGGCCGGCGGCGCGGTGCGGTCGGTGCCGGAGGGACGCGCGCTGGCGGAACGGGTCGGATTCCCGCTGCTCGTCCGGCCGTCCTACGTGCTGGGCGGCCGGGGCATGGAGATCGTGGCGAACGCGGCCGAGCTCACCCGGTACTTGGAGTCGGCGTTCGCGGCCGATCCGGCGCATCCCGTGCTGACCGATACCTACGTCGAGGGGACGGAGGTCGAGGTCGACGCGGTCAGCGACGGCGACGCGGTGTATCTGCCCGGCATCATGGAGCACATCGAGCGCGCCGGCGTGCATTCAGGCGACAGCATCGCGGTGTTCCCGGCGCAGCATCTCAGCCCCGACGAGACCGACCAGGTCGTCGACGCTACGGTCGCGATCGCCCGCGCGCTCGGCGTGCGCGGCTTCCTCAACATCCAGTTCGTCGTGAAGGACGGCCGCGTCTACGTGCTCGAGGCCAACCTCCGCTCCAGCCGGACGATCCCGTTCGTGAGCAAGGCCGCCGGGGCGCCGCTCGTGCGGCTCGCCGTGCACGTCATGCTCGGCCGCACGCTCGCCGACCTGGGATATCCCGGCGTGACGCGCCTGCCGGCGCCGTCGCGCGTGTCGGTGAAAGCGCCGGTGTTCAGCAGCGAGAAGATGGCCCAGCTCGACGTGCTGCTCGGACCGGAGATGACCTCGACCGGCGAGGTGATGGGGCAGAACAGCAGCCTCCCCGGCGCGCTCTACCGCGCGCTGGTCGCCGCGGGGATCGAGATGCCGGAGCAGCGCGCGCTGCTCGCGAGCATCGCGGACCGGGACAAAGCGGGCGCCGTCGGGCTTGTGCGGCGGTTCGTCGACCTCGGATTCACGGTCTACGCGACGGACGACACGGCGAAGTATCTCGCGGAGCACGGGGTGCACGCGATCCACGTGAGCAAGAACGGCGATCCCGAGACCGCGCTGCGGCTCGTGCACGAGCGGGCGGTCAGCCTGGTGCTCAACACGCCGACGCGCGGCCGCACGCCGGGGCGCGCGGGGTTCGCGCTGCGCCGCGCGGCGTTCGAGCGCCACCTGCCGTGCTTCACCTCGCTCGACACGGCCGAGGCGTTCCTGGACGTGCTGGCCGCGATCAGGGCCGGCGAGATCCCGGCCCCGCACGCGGCGATGGAGGTTTCCCCCCTCTAG
- the pip gene encoding prolyl aminopeptidase, protein MHPDAERHLFPAIEPHAGGHLALDGLHEMYWEESGNPKGVPIVFVHGGPGGGAGPSHRRFYDPNFWRIIVFDQRGAGRSKPLAEIKDNTTQHLIGDMERLRESRGIDRWAVFGGSWGSTLTLAYAETHPQRCLGLIVRGIFLAEWPELDWFMTGMKLFSPVAWNEFAEASGPGPRDAKSLLQRYHALLNDPNPEVRVRAARVWSHYEARCTTLLPDPVAEAESEIDAKALPVSRIENHFFVHDCFLEPGQLLRDVGRIRSIPGTIVQGRWDLDCPPYTANRLHEAWPEAEYILCPDAGHVAFEPSIAKELVAAAERLKGRLRAGR, encoded by the coding sequence CGAGATGTATTGGGAAGAGAGCGGCAACCCGAAAGGCGTTCCGATCGTGTTCGTCCACGGCGGGCCCGGCGGCGGCGCCGGCCCGTCGCACCGCCGGTTCTACGATCCCAACTTCTGGCGCATCATCGTCTTCGATCAGCGCGGGGCGGGCCGCTCCAAGCCGCTCGCGGAGATCAAGGACAATACCACGCAGCATCTGATCGGCGACATGGAGCGGCTGCGCGAATCGCGCGGGATCGATCGCTGGGCGGTGTTCGGCGGATCGTGGGGCTCGACGCTCACCCTGGCCTACGCCGAGACCCACCCCCAGCGCTGCCTCGGCCTCATCGTGCGCGGCATCTTCCTCGCCGAGTGGCCGGAGCTCGACTGGTTCATGACGGGGATGAAACTGTTCTCGCCGGTTGCCTGGAATGAATTTGCCGAAGCCTCGGGCCCGGGCCCCCGGGACGCGAAGAGCCTGCTCCAGCGATACCACGCCCTCCTCAACGACCCGAACCCCGAGGTGCGCGTGCGCGCGGCGCGCGTGTGGTCGCACTACGAGGCGCGGTGCACGACGCTGCTGCCCGATCCCGTGGCGGAGGCCGAGTCCGAGATCGACGCGAAGGCGCTGCCGGTCTCGCGCATCGAGAACCACTTCTTCGTGCACGACTGCTTCCTCGAGCCGGGGCAGCTGCTCCGCGACGTCGGGCGCATCCGCTCGATTCCGGGGACGATCGTGCAGGGACGCTGGGACCTCGACTGCCCGCCGTACACCGCGAATCGCCTGCACGAGGCGTGGCCGGAAGCCGAGTACATCCTCTGTCCGGACGCCGGCCACGTCGCGTTCGAGCCGTCGATCGCGAAGGAGTTGGTGGCGGCGGCGGAGCGCCTGAAGGGACGGCTCCGCGCCGGGCGCTAG